The Acidiferrobacteraceae bacterium genome contains a region encoding:
- a CDS encoding Mth938-like domain-containing protein produces MQIHLETGDKDEYLIRAYEPGRIRINQESYSSSLIISPRALHTDWPVSHPDQLQRDHLRSILELGPELVLIGTGARLQFPPASVLQDLVASAIGFEVMDTAAACRTYNVLMSERRLVVAGLILPPVAA; encoded by the coding sequence ATGCAGATTCATCTCGAAACCGGGGACAAGGACGAATATCTCATCCGCGCCTACGAGCCTGGGCGGATACGAATCAACCAGGAGTCATACTCCAGCAGCCTGATTATTTCGCCGCGAGCCTTGCATACGGACTGGCCCGTATCACACCCGGATCAGCTTCAGCGCGACCACCTTCGTTCAATCCTGGAACTGGGACCGGAGTTGGTGCTGATCGGGACCGGGGCGAGACTGCAGTTTCCCCCGGCAAGTGTCCTTCAGGACCTGGTTGCCTCGGCCATTGGCTTTGAGGTAATGGATACAGCCGCCGCCTGCCGTACCTACAATGTCCTGATGAGTGAACGCCGACTCGTGGTCGCAGGGCTTATCCTTCCGCCGGTCGCCGCCTAG
- a CDS encoding peptidoglycan DD-metalloendopeptidase family protein: protein MHGWIWPTKGAVVGGFSRTGVNKGIDIAGRRGSDILAASGGSVVYQGSGLRGYGKLIIIKHNADFLSAYAHCARILVRDGESVKRGQRIATMGSSGTNRVKLHFEIRLRGKPVNPLRYLPGKS, encoded by the coding sequence GTGCATGGCTGGATCTGGCCAACAAAAGGGGCCGTGGTTGGCGGGTTTTCCCGGACCGGGGTCAACAAGGGGATTGATATCGCAGGACGCAGGGGTAGCGACATCCTTGCGGCCTCCGGCGGCAGCGTGGTGTACCAGGGGAGTGGACTTCGGGGTTATGGAAAGCTTATCATCATCAAACATAATGCTGATTTTTTAAGCGCTTACGCGCACTGTGCGAGAATCTTGGTGAGGGACGGTGAGTCGGTGAAGCGCGGTCAGCGAATCGCTACCATGGGAAGCTCGGGCACCAACAGGGTGAAGCTTCATTTCGAAATCCGTCTGCGCGGCAAGCCGGTTAATCCTCTGCGCTATCTGCCAGGAAAATCCTGA
- the rpoS gene encoding RNA polymerase sigma factor RpoS — protein MSPRRSSPDHEDDQSAKSEEDGDLDIEQKEEEKGKEAKTKSSGSSNYAAREADAHADATRLYLKEIGFSPLLTAEEEVYYARRALKGDDASRRKMIESNLRLVVKIARRYMNRGLALLDLIEEGNLGLIRAVEKFDPERGFRFSTYATWWIRQTIERGIMNQTRTIRLPVHVVKEINIYQRAARHLAQKLDHEPTPEDVADLLDKPIEDVKSMMGLNERVASVDAPLDQDPDRSLLDAIADESVEDPAMVMQSGDIQIQVVNWLNELSEKQRQVVERRFGLNGHEVATLEEVGEEIGVTRERVRQIQVEALKRLRAILEKNGYSGDSLF, from the coding sequence ATGAGTCCACGACGATCATCCCCCGACCACGAAGACGACCAGTCGGCGAAATCCGAAGAGGACGGCGATCTGGACATCGAGCAGAAGGAAGAAGAGAAGGGAAAGGAAGCCAAGACCAAGTCCTCCGGTTCTTCGAACTATGCGGCGCGGGAAGCCGACGCGCACGCCGACGCCACGCGCCTGTACCTGAAAGAGATCGGGTTCTCCCCCTTGTTGACGGCCGAGGAGGAGGTGTACTACGCACGGCGCGCACTCAAGGGAGACGATGCCTCGCGGCGCAAGATGATCGAGAGCAACCTTCGCCTGGTGGTGAAGATCGCCCGTCGTTATATGAATCGTGGCCTGGCCCTGCTGGACCTGATCGAAGAAGGCAATCTCGGTCTGATTCGCGCCGTGGAAAAATTCGACCCTGAACGCGGCTTCCGCTTTTCGACCTATGCGACCTGGTGGATTCGCCAGACGATCGAGCGGGGTATCATGAACCAGACCCGCACGATTCGCCTGCCGGTGCATGTGGTCAAGGAAATCAATATCTACCAGCGTGCTGCACGCCATCTGGCACAGAAGCTCGATCACGAGCCGACTCCGGAAGATGTCGCCGATCTGCTGGACAAGCCGATCGAGGATGTGAAATCCATGATGGGTCTCAACGAGCGCGTCGCATCGGTCGATGCGCCTCTGGATCAGGACCCCGACCGTTCCCTGCTGGATGCGATTGCCGATGAGTCGGTGGAAGACCCGGCCATGGTCATGCAATCGGGAGACATCCAGATCCAGGTCGTGAACTGGCTGAACGAACTGAGCGAAAAACAACGCCAGGTGGTGGAGCGCCGCTTCGGACTCAACGGTCACGAGGTCGCCACGCTGGAAGAAGTCGGGGAAGAGATCGGCGTAACCCGGGAGCGTGTCCGCCAGATTCAGGTAGAGGCGCTGAAGCGCCTGCGGGCGATTCTTGAAAAGAACGGATACTCCGGCGATTCGCTGTTCTAG